Proteins encoded by one window of Azospirillum brasilense:
- a CDS encoding helix-turn-helix domain-containing protein — translation MLEHAISLALTGETFLPLPRAVLSGNVATEAARPSGQILDRLTDRQRDVFQLLLAGHSNKEIARELGVLEGTVKVHVRAIMQKLGVRNRTQVAVVAARSGCFPEDA, via the coding sequence GTGCTGGAGCACGCGATCTCCCTGGCGCTGACCGGGGAGACGTTCCTGCCGCTGCCGCGCGCCGTCCTGTCCGGCAACGTCGCGACCGAGGCCGCGCGCCCCTCGGGCCAGATTCTCGACCGGCTGACCGACCGGCAGCGCGACGTGTTCCAGCTTCTGCTGGCCGGTCACTCCAACAAGGAGATCGCGCGGGAGCTGGGCGTGCTGGAAGGCACCGTGAAGGTTCATGTGCGGGCCATCATGCAGAAGCTGGGCGTGCGCAACCGCACCCAGGTCGCCGTCGTGGCCGCCCGCAGCGGATGCTTCCCCGAGGACGCCTGA
- the xdhB gene encoding xanthine dehydrogenase molybdopterin binding subunit — protein sequence MADGGTIQPIRGGVHRGIEHESARKHVMGAAAYTDDIPELPGTLHVAVRLSERAHARILGMDLARAKQAPGVHAVLTYADAPGDGDIGTIQRGDPILADDVVTYAGQAVVAVAAETLLQARAAARLVEIYYEDLPAVLTAEAALDKGSFVSPPLTFRRGDAAAEVAGAPHRLTGTLEVGGQDHFYLEGHIAYAIPKEDGDLLVHSSTQHPSEVQHAVAQVLGRPMHGIAVECRRMGGGFGGKESQPAQIAAIAGLLANATKRPVKFRLDRDDDMLMTGKRHDFFVRYDVGFDDEGRIQGLEMDLAGRCGMSLDLSNGVVDRAMFHADNAYYLPTARVTGHRCKTNTVSNTAFRGFGGPQGVIAIEHVVDEIARSLGKDPLDVRRANLYGGPGRDTTHYGMPVEEPEILAELMDRIERDGDYRRRREAVDAFNTRSPVLKKGLAVTPVKFGISFTVKHLNQAAALVHVYTDGSVQVNHGGTEMGQGIHTKMAQIAAQEFQIDVERVRVTASATDKVPNAPPTAASAGTDLNGMAVRIAVGTIRDRLVAFLAQHCHTTPDKVEFRDNAVFAGNHAMTFAEVAKLAYLNRVSLSSTGHYATPKIWWDREKCEGRPFFYFSCGVAVTEALIDTLTGEYSFPRADVLHDCSGSINPAIDLGQVEGAFVQGLGWVTSEELWWDGEGRLRTHAPSTYKIPTSRSLPEDFRVALYTDRPNREDTVFRSKAIGEPPLMLGISAWLALKDAVAAVGGHRLPVRLDAPATPERVLLAVEDVKARDIKARMGSAGG from the coding sequence ATGGCTGACGGCGGCACCATCCAACCGATCCGCGGTGGCGTCCACCGGGGCATCGAGCATGAAAGCGCCCGCAAGCATGTGATGGGCGCCGCGGCCTACACCGACGACATTCCGGAACTGCCCGGCACGCTGCACGTCGCGGTGCGGCTGTCCGAGCGGGCGCACGCGCGCATCCTGGGCATGGACTTGGCGCGGGCGAAGCAGGCGCCGGGCGTCCACGCGGTCCTCACCTACGCCGACGCTCCGGGGGACGGCGACATCGGCACCATCCAGCGCGGCGATCCCATCCTGGCCGACGATGTGGTGACCTACGCCGGGCAGGCGGTGGTCGCCGTGGCGGCGGAAACGCTGCTGCAGGCCCGCGCCGCCGCCCGGCTGGTGGAGATTTATTATGAGGACTTGCCGGCGGTGCTGACCGCCGAGGCGGCGCTGGACAAGGGCAGCTTCGTCTCGCCGCCGCTGACCTTCCGGCGCGGCGACGCGGCGGCGGAGGTCGCCGGGGCGCCGCACCGGCTGACCGGTACTCTGGAGGTCGGCGGGCAGGATCACTTTTACTTGGAAGGCCACATCGCCTACGCCATCCCCAAGGAGGACGGCGACCTGCTGGTCCATTCCTCGACCCAGCACCCGTCGGAGGTCCAGCACGCCGTCGCCCAGGTGCTGGGGCGCCCGATGCACGGCATCGCCGTGGAGTGCCGGCGCATGGGCGGCGGCTTCGGCGGCAAGGAGAGCCAGCCGGCGCAGATCGCCGCCATCGCCGGCCTGCTGGCCAACGCGACGAAGCGGCCGGTGAAGTTCCGCCTGGACCGCGACGACGACATGCTGATGACCGGCAAGCGCCACGACTTCTTCGTGCGCTACGACGTCGGCTTCGATGATGAGGGGCGCATCCAGGGGCTGGAGATGGACCTCGCCGGGCGCTGCGGCATGTCGCTGGACCTGTCCAACGGCGTGGTCGACCGCGCCATGTTCCACGCCGACAACGCCTACTACCTGCCGACGGCGCGGGTGACCGGGCACCGCTGCAAAACGAACACGGTGTCCAACACCGCCTTCCGCGGCTTCGGCGGGCCGCAGGGCGTCATCGCCATCGAGCATGTGGTGGACGAGATCGCCCGCTCCCTCGGCAAGGACCCGCTCGACGTGCGCCGCGCCAATCTCTATGGCGGGCCGGGCCGCGACACCACCCATTACGGGATGCCGGTGGAGGAGCCGGAAATCCTCGCCGAGCTGATGGACCGGATCGAGAGGGACGGCGACTACCGCCGCCGCCGCGAGGCGGTCGACGCCTTCAACACTCGCAGCCCGGTGCTGAAGAAGGGTCTGGCGGTGACCCCGGTGAAGTTCGGCATCTCCTTCACCGTCAAGCACCTGAACCAGGCGGCGGCGCTGGTCCATGTCTACACCGACGGCTCCGTCCAGGTGAACCACGGCGGGACGGAGATGGGGCAGGGCATCCACACCAAGATGGCCCAGATCGCCGCCCAGGAGTTCCAGATCGACGTGGAGCGGGTGCGGGTCACCGCCAGCGCCACCGACAAGGTGCCGAACGCCCCGCCCACCGCGGCGTCGGCCGGCACCGACCTGAACGGCATGGCGGTGCGCATCGCCGTGGGGACGATCCGCGACCGTCTGGTGGCGTTCCTCGCCCAGCACTGTCACACCACGCCGGACAAGGTGGAGTTCCGCGACAACGCCGTCTTCGCCGGCAACCACGCCATGACCTTCGCGGAGGTGGCCAAGCTCGCCTATCTGAACCGGGTGTCGCTGTCCTCCACCGGCCATTACGCCACGCCGAAGATCTGGTGGGACCGCGAGAAGTGCGAAGGGCGGCCCTTCTTCTACTTCTCCTGCGGCGTCGCGGTGACCGAGGCGCTGATCGACACGCTGACCGGCGAGTACAGCTTCCCCCGCGCCGACGTGCTGCACGACTGTTCCGGCAGCATCAACCCGGCCATCGACCTGGGCCAAGTGGAGGGCGCCTTCGTCCAGGGGCTGGGCTGGGTCACGTCGGAGGAGCTGTGGTGGGACGGCGAGGGACGCTTGCGCACCCACGCGCCCAGCACCTACAAGATCCCGACCTCGCGCTCGCTGCCGGAGGATTTCCGGGTGGCGCTCTACACCGACCGCCCCAACCGGGAGGACACGGTGTTCCGCTCCAAGGCGATCGGGGAGCCGCCGCTGATGCTCGGCATCTCGGCGTGGCTGGCGCTGAAGGACGCCGTCGCGGCGGTGGGCGGCCACCGGCTGCCGGTGCGCCTCGACGCCCCGGCGACGCCGGAGCGCGTGCTGCTGGCGGTCGAGGATGTGAAGGCCCGGGATATCAAGGCAAGGATGGGTTCCGCTGGTGGCTGA
- a CDS encoding urease accessory protein UreD, translating into MADALMKKVAVHGAATVRFEHRHGATRLATLYHHDPLRVLLPDPRAGDLPIAVLVTTSGGLVGGDRLDVALSAGPGAAALVTTQAAEKVYRSAGPDCRIDTRVTVEAGGWLEWMPQEAIVFEGSRLRRLTRLELEGDARLIAGEMLVFGRAAFGETVTRGLVRDAWEVVRDGRLAWADALHMDGDLAETLAHPAGFGGAGACATLLFVAPDAGSRLDALRAAAEGLEGVRVGATAFDGLLVVRILGGEARSVRGAYAALWSHLRSAAAGLPVRLPRLWEV; encoded by the coding sequence GTGGCTGACGCGTTGATGAAGAAGGTCGCCGTCCACGGTGCGGCGACCGTGCGGTTCGAGCATCGCCATGGGGCCACGCGCCTCGCCACGCTCTACCACCACGACCCGCTGCGGGTGCTGCTGCCCGACCCGCGGGCGGGAGACCTGCCCATCGCGGTGCTGGTCACCACCTCCGGCGGGCTGGTCGGCGGCGACCGGCTGGACGTCGCCCTCTCGGCGGGGCCGGGGGCGGCGGCGCTGGTGACGACGCAGGCGGCGGAGAAGGTCTACCGTTCCGCCGGGCCGGACTGCCGCATCGACACACGCGTGACGGTGGAGGCCGGCGGCTGGCTGGAATGGATGCCGCAGGAGGCCATCGTCTTCGAGGGCTCCCGCCTGCGCCGCCTGACCCGGCTGGAGCTGGAGGGCGACGCCCGCCTGATCGCCGGGGAGATGCTGGTCTTCGGGCGCGCCGCCTTCGGCGAGACGGTCACCCGCGGCCTCGTCCGCGACGCCTGGGAGGTGGTGCGCGACGGCCGCCTCGCCTGGGCCGACGCCCTGCACATGGACGGCGACCTCGCCGAGACGTTGGCCCATCCGGCGGGCTTCGGCGGGGCCGGGGCCTGCGCCACGCTGCTCTTCGTGGCCCCCGACGCCGGGAGCCGGCTGGACGCGTTGCGCGCGGCGGCGGAGGGGCTGGAGGGCGTGCGGGTCGGCGCCACGGCCTTCGACGGGCTGCTGGTCGTCCGCATCCTGGGCGGCGAGGCGCGGTCGGTGCGTGGCGCCTACGCGGCGCTGTGGTCCCATCTGCGCTCGGCGGCGGCGGGCCTCCCGGTCAGATTGCCGCGGCTGTGGGAGGTCTGA